The Heyndrickxia acidicola sequence GACATATCGGGGATCGATGCCGCTCATCCCTTCCTCCTGATACTCTTTTCTCAATTCATCTATATCAGCTGAATTGAATCCTTCAAGGCTTTCTCCATCATACAGCCTCATTTTCTTCAGCAGATCAATATCCCCGCGTTTGGGCTCTTTCAATCTTGTTAGGATGGTAAACATCGCAGCTACTTTCAGTGTATGCGGCGCAATATGCACATCCGCCACATCACTCTCATTAATCATTTTTTCATAAATTTTTTCTTCCTGTGATACCTTTAAATTATAAGGTACAGGCATGACAATGATACGGGAATGAAGCGCCTCATTTTTCTTATTTGAGATAAAAGAACGGTACTCCGTTTCATTTGTATGTGCCACAATCAGCTCATCGGCAGAAATTAATGCAAATCGCCCTGCTTTAAAGTTTCCTTCCTGTGTCAAAGACAGGAGATTCCACAAGAATTTTTCATCACATTTCAGCATTTCCTGGAATTCCATTAATCCACGGTTGGCTTTATTTAATTCACCATCAAAGCGGTAAGCTCGCGGATCTGATTCAGACCCATATTCAGCAATCGTAGAAAAGTCAATGCTCCCTGTCAGGTCTGCAATATCCTGTGATTTAGGATCCGACGGGCTAAATGTACCAATCCCAACCCGCTTGTCTTCAGAAAACAGAACCCGCTGAACCATAACATCTTCCACTCTGCCACCGTATTCCTGTTCCAGTCTCATTAAGTTGAGCGGCGACAGATTGCCTTCAATCCGAATGCCGTATTCCTTATAAAAATCGTCCCTGAGATAATGAGGAATCAAGTGAAGAGGATCTTCATGCATTGGGCAGCCTTTAATAGCATAGACAGCTCCACGGTCCGTACGGGCATATGCTTCAAGGCCTCTTTTCAGCATTGTAACAAGGGTGGATTTACCGCCGCTTACCGGCCCCATTAAGAGCAAGACCCTTTTACGTACATCCAAACGTTTGGCTGCGGGGTGAAAATACTCCTCAACCAGTTTCTCAAGTGCTTCTTCCAGCCCAAATAACTGATTGTTAAAGAAGCTGTAGGACTTTCTTCCATTCACTTCTTCTACTCCGGCATCGTTAATCATATTGTAAACTCTTGAATGAGCCGATTGTGCTACCCATGGTCTTTCCTTAATTAATTCCAAATACTCCTCAAATGTCCCTTCCCACTTCAGCTTCTCTTCTTGTTCACGATAGGTATCGAGTCTTTTTAAAATATCCATATTTTCCTCCCCTTATCACTTGTTGAGAGACGAGATTAATATACTCTATGCTTCCAAGCAAACGAACATGAATGTTTTAGTAAGACAGCTGAAATTTGAATATGTTCGGCCATTATAAAAAAGATGATCAGCGCTTGAAAAAAGGGCTCGCTGCACTTTTTATTCTTTTGATGGCTTTTTTAATTTTTTGGCAACTGCTTGTTTTTTAGCTTATCAGGTGAAACGGCGGCTTCAAACAAATGAGTCTAACAAATCTATACCGATAACAATAAATTCAATTGAACAATAATTAATTTTCAGAAAAAACTTACTATTACCATACACACCGGATGGAAAAAGGTGCTATAATTTATTTTAGTACGTCTACATTTTAAAAGGAGGCTTATTTCATAAATGAACACATTTATTATCATTCTGGTAACGATAACATTTTTATCTTCTATTTTTACTGCTGGATATGAAGATAAGCCAGGCGTGAATAAGCAATAATCCTTTTCCAGCCATATAAAAAAATCTTCCACTTGGGAAGATTTTTTTATTGAGTGAGTTTCGATTTATCCAAGCTCTGGATACCCCTGCTGCCGCAGCGCTTCATAAATTAAAATGGCGGCAGTATTCGATAGATTTAATGAGCGGATATTGGTATTCATTGGAATTCTTAAGCAGTAATCCTTATTCTGTTCTATGAGCTCCTGAGGCAGTCCAGTTGTTTCACGGCCAAACATAAAGTAATAATCGGCCTGAACATTTGAAAAGTCGAAATCAGAGTGGGCCTTTTCGCCAAAGGTTTCAATATAATAAAACTTTCCGCCTTCATTCTTTATAAAGAATTCTTCCAATGAATCATAATACGTTATATCCACAAATCTCCAATAATCCAGACCTGCCCGTTTCAGCATCTTGTCATCCGTTGAAAAGCCCAAGGGGCGAATTAAATGAAGCTTTGTTCCTGTTCCTGCACAGGTTCTTGCAATATTACCAGTATTAGCTGGGATTTCCGGTTGATATAAAACTACATGATTTGCCACAAATGTCACCTCAAACATTTACTCTGCATTTCTTAAAAAGTCTTCTGAATCAGTAGCAGCACTAAAAAATTTGCTGTCTATTTATAAATTTTATTCACTTATAATAGAAAAAAACTTGTATTTTATATTGGGGGTATA is a genomic window containing:
- a CDS encoding PrkA family serine protein kinase, whose translation is MDILKRLDTYREQEEKLKWEGTFEEYLELIKERPWVAQSAHSRVYNMINDAGVEEVNGRKSYSFFNNQLFGLEEALEKLVEEYFHPAAKRLDVRKRVLLLMGPVSGGKSTLVTMLKRGLEAYARTDRGAVYAIKGCPMHEDPLHLIPHYLRDDFYKEYGIRIEGNLSPLNLMRLEQEYGGRVEDVMVQRVLFSEDKRVGIGTFSPSDPKSQDIADLTGSIDFSTIAEYGSESDPRAYRFDGELNKANRGLMEFQEMLKCDEKFLWNLLSLTQEGNFKAGRFALISADELIVAHTNETEYRSFISNKKNEALHSRIIVMPVPYNLKVSQEEKIYEKMINESDVADVHIAPHTLKVAAMFTILTRLKEPKRGDIDLLKKMRLYDGESLEGFNSADIDELRKEYQEEGMSGIDPRYVINRISSTIIRKEVQSINALDVLRSLKEGLDQHASITAELKEKYLNFISLARKEYDDIAKSEVQKAFVYSYEESAKTLMDNYLDNVEAYCNKAKLRDPLTGEEINPDEKLMRSIEEQIGISENAKKAFREEILIRISAYARKGKRFDYNSHDRLREAIQKKLFADLKDVVKITTSTKTPDEQQLKKINEVVVRLIDEYGYNSTSANELLRYVGSLLNR
- the trmL gene encoding tRNA (uridine(34)/cytosine(34)/5-carboxymethylaminomethyluridine(34)-2'-O)-methyltransferase TrmL, which encodes MANHVVLYQPEIPANTGNIARTCAGTGTKLHLIRPLGFSTDDKMLKRAGLDYWRFVDITYYDSLEEFFIKNEGGKFYYIETFGEKAHSDFDFSNVQADYYFMFGRETTGLPQELIEQNKDYCLRIPMNTNIRSLNLSNTAAILIYEALRQQGYPELG